TTATGGTAGTAATATTGTTCAACAGCTATTGGCTGAATTCCCTCAACATGTATTCCTTCTAGATAATCCATTTACGTTCGCCAAACAATTAGAACGTGCACATCAAGCATTGCTATCGCGAAAGCCAGTTATTTTTTTATTAGACAATGAAATGATGTCACTGCCAGTCACTGAGTTTCCAGTAATTTCAAATAATAAACCAATCAATAAAAATTCCGAGATAACGTCATTTATCCGCCTATTTCGGGAAAGCGTGCAGGACAAGCAGGTGCTTTTACTAGTGGGGGAAGAAGGTATGCATGATTCTTCTATGAGAAAACTGACAACAGCTGTTTGTCGCGAGTTGAAAGCGGCTGTGGTATGGAGTATAAATGGTGGAAACTGTATTGAATCTAGTAATCCTTATGCTTATGGGTATATTTCTTTTGGAGGAAATGATAAGGCTCTGGATATTTGGGACTCTATAAATGAAGAGGATGTGGTACTTTGTGTCGGAGTAACGCCTGATGAATATACGACGGATCTAAAAAAAATATCCGCTGGAGATGTCTTCTTTTTAACAAATACTGAAAATGCTTATGGACAAATAAGAGGAAATCTTCATCATAGTGCGCAGCATCGTGTGCATCAACTTAATGCCCCTATGAATGAGGTATTGCAGAAAATTATCAATGAAACTCAACAAAAATCATTCGCCACAAAACCTTGTCAAGTTGCCACTGCCGATTTAAATAAGCGAGAAATTTTACCACCTCAAAAAGAATATGCCGACATGGCAAAAGTCTATGCGCGATTATATAAGTGGTGGCAACCCAACAGTGTGGTTATAAGTGATGTTTGCCTTGCTTACAAAGATTATCAATATGTAACGCAACGGCCTAATGATGCGATAACCTATTTTTCTTTTTACAGGGGTTCTGCTATGGGCGGTGCTTACGGGGTTGCGATAGGTGCAAAGTTAGCTTCACCAGATAAACGCGTCTATCTTTTTAGCGGAGATGGTTGCTTCAGATTGTATGGGGGGAGTTTAAGTGAAGCCAAAGATTTAGGGATTGTTTTATTTCTGCTAGATAATCATACGTACTCTATTGTCGCTCAAGGCCTACCGATAATTCTCCCAACAGTTGATTCTGAGAGATTCCATGATAAGCTAAATAAGACGGATTACTGTAAAATAGCGGAGGCATCTGGCTGGTTAAGTTATTCAGTATTATCCGATTTATCCAATTTTGATGACATTTTGCGGGAAATCGAAAAAAATAAATTACAATCAATTATTGTGAGTATTCCCGTAGATCCAGAACAAATCCTTGGGCAAAATCCACGAGTTCGTAATTTATAGAATGGAGGTTAATCTTATATGTATGAAGACGAACGATATCAAATGCTTCGTTTAATTGAGCAATCTTATGAACATTGGACAAGCAAAAAATTACCCACACCTTCTATCATGGAAGAAGAGCGTCTACGTTGGCTAGATGAGCAATCACCATATGGTTTGTTGGTTCAAAATAATAATGAAGAGCCACTTTTCATCTATGCAAATAAACAAGCACAAATTATTTTTGGCTATAGTTTAGAA
The sequence above is drawn from the Listeria weihenstephanensis genome and encodes:
- a CDS encoding thiamine pyrophosphate-dependent enzyme; the encoded protein is MMSIIKENGFKVLADYLTSMEITLYTGVTGGGVIHYLKYLAPYTSEQKSPSLFTISEYPAGFTPLGYYVSTGKISAAIATTGAATKLLSCGLSDAKLHDIPSVYIFPISTARHVEDASLQDSSIYGSNIVQQLLAEFPQHVFLLDNPFTFAKQLERAHQALLSRKPVIFLLDNEMMSLPVTEFPVISNNKPINKNSEITSFIRLFRESVQDKQVLLLVGEEGMHDSSMRKLTTAVCRELKAAVVWSINGGNCIESSNPYAYGYISFGGNDKALDIWDSINEEDVVLCVGVTPDEYTTDLKKISAGDVFFLTNTENAYGQIRGNLHHSAQHRVHQLNAPMNEVLQKIINETQQKSFATKPCQVATADLNKREILPPQKEYADMAKVYARLYKWWQPNSVVISDVCLAYKDYQYVTQRPNDAITYFSFYRGSAMGGAYGVAIGAKLASPDKRVYLFSGDGCFRLYGGSLSEAKDLGIVLFLLDNHTYSIVAQGLPIILPTVDSERFHDKLNKTDYCKIAEASGWLSYSVLSDLSNFDDILREIEKNKLQSIIVSIPVDPEQILGQNPRVRNL